The window CCAGTCCACCTCGTCCGCCACCTCGCAGACGACCGCTTCGTCGATTTCGACGCCGAGACCCGGACCGTTCGGGAGTTCGACGTAGCCGTCCTCGTACTCGAACACCGAGGCGTCGGTGACTTTCATGCTCACCGACTACGCAGGCCACGGCCTAAATCCTCGGGAACGCGCCGACCGTTCGAACGTCGTCAGCCCGATACGGACCCGACCGTCGCCTCGCTGTCGGTGGAATCACCGCCCCTCCAACCGGACGAAAACAGACAGAATTAAAGCCCGAAAATGTGAAAATTCACGCCGATGGACAAACTCGACGGTGTCCCGCTCTCGTCGCTCCAGCAGCAACTCGACGCGGTCGAGAGTGCGAAGGCGGCGAAGCGCGTGATGGTCGCCATCGCCTACAAGGACGGCGTGTCGGTCTCGGTGCTCTCCGAGCGGTACGGCGTCCCCGAATCGACGCTGTACTACTGGCTCGACCGAATCGCGGAGGAACCGCTCGCAGAGGCCGTCGAGGACGACGACCGACCCGGGCGGCCCTCGGAACTCGACGCGGAGCAGCGCGAAGCCCTGTTCGACGCCCTCGCGGACTCGCCCGCCGCGTACGGGTTCGACGCGTCGTCGTGGACGGCCCAACTCGTCCGGGAGTTCGTGGAGCGCGAGTTCGACGTCTCCTACTCGCTCGGGCACGTCCGGCGGTTGATTCGGGACTCCGACGCGTCCCTGTGAGTCGCCGCGGGTGGCCGAGTCGAACCGTCCGCCTCGCCGCTTCTCTCGCCGTCAACTGTCTCGTCGCTCCCGTCACCGTCGCCGCCGAGCGACGAGCGCTCCTGCGGCCGCCAGACCGACCATCGTGGTCGTCGCCTCGCCAGCGAGCGACCCCGTGAGGTCGAAGGCTCCGTCGGTCCGGTCCGCATCGTTCGGCGTCTCGGGGTCGTAGCAGAACGCGACTTCCTCGATGGCGAACGGTCGGCCGGAGTTCTGGTTCGTGGGTGCCTGCAGTTCGGCCCGGCCGGAGACGCCCTCCGGGAACGCGTAGACGTTCCCGCCCGGTCCGCCGCGGACGACGACAGCGTCCACGCGGAGCGTCGAGTCGAACGTCACCGAGACGGGTTCGCCCTCCTCGTTACGTTCGACGTTCACCAACTCCACCTCGTGAGTCTCGCCCTCGACGGAGAACCGGAAGGTGTTCGTCCCGACCCGAGTGGCGTTCTCGCTGGTGAACTCGCCGCCTTCGTACGTCAGCGTCAGTCCGCGTTCGAGACCCAAGTCCTCCTCGCACCCGGTGAACCCGGCGACCGGACGCGGCGTGACCGTCGGCGCGGGGATTTCGGTGGTAGTCGTGGTTGTCGTAGTGGTTTCCTCCGTTGTTGTAGTCGTCTCAGTCGTCGTCGTGGTCTCCTCGGTTGTCGTGGTAGTCGTCTCGGTAGTGGTCGTGGTCGTTTCGGTCGTAGTTGTTTCCGTGGTGGTTGTCGTCTCTGTCGTGGTAGTGGTCTCAGTGGTTGTGGTCGTGGTCTCCGTCGTGGTCGTGGTTGTCGTCGTGGTGGCCTCCTCGGTTGTCGTGGTCGCCGTCTCTGTCGTCGTCGGGGTCGTCGTCTCCTCGTCCGCAGCGGTCGGACAGTCCGCGACGGCGACCGAGACGCTCCGTGTTCCGTTCACCGTCACGCCCTCGCGGGTGGGCCTGACGACGTACTCTCCGGATTCGAGGTCGGTCAGCGCCCGCGACTGGCCCGGCGGCACTGTGACCTCCTCCACGAACTCGTCCGGTCCGGAGACGCTCACGCGGACCGCGCGCTGACCCTCGTTCCGCAGCGTCAGCGACTCGCAGTCGTCGCTCGCGGCGACGACGTTCACCGCACCCGGTTCCTCCGTGGTCGTGGTCGTCGTTTCCGTGGTTGTCGTTGTTGTCGTCTCAGTCGTCGTGGTAGTCTCGGTAGTCGTGGTCTCTGTTGTTGTCGTCGTTTCCGTCGTTGTGGTCGTTGTTGGTGTTTCAGTCGTAGTCGTCGTGGTCGTCTCGGTGGTTGTGGTCGTCGCTGCCGCCACGGAGACGGTCGCGTTCGCACGGTCGTTGACTGTCGCCTTCCCCGGTTCCTCGTCGACGAACCCGGTCCGGGCGCGAACCGCGTAGTCGCCCGGCGGCAGTTCGTCGAGCGTCACCTCGTCGCCGGGTGCCAGTTCCACCGTGTCGCTAAAGTCGCCGGGTCCGGTGACGTTGACCGTCACGTTCACGTCGGTCGGATTCCTGAGGGTCAGCGACTCGGGAGCGGCGGACTCGACCTCGACGTTCGGGCAGTCGGCGACGCTCACGGTCGCCCTCTCGTCGCCGTTGACGGTCGCCGCTCCGCGGTCGTCCTCGTCCGCCTCGCCCCCTCCGACGTCGACGCCGCCGGGCACCCACGCCCGGACCGCGTAGTCGCCGGGCGTCAGGTTCGCGAGCGACCGATTCTCGCCGGGACCGACCACCAACTCGCGGGTGGAGTCGTCCGGGCCGGTGACGTTGACGGTCACGTTCCGGTCGCTCGGGTTCTCGACCGTCAACGCCTCGCACTCCTCCGGACGGACTTCGACGTTCGGCGGTTCGGGTGTCTCAGTCGTGGTGGTAGTGGTGGTCGTCTCAGTCGTGGTGGTCGTCTCAGTCGTCGTCGGGGTCGTGGTGGTAGTGGTAGTCTCGGTCGTGGTCTCCGTGGTTGTCGTCGTTGTCGTCTCCGTGGTGGTGGTCTCGGTCGTTGTCGGCGTTTCTGTAGTTGTAGTCGGTGTTTCTGTCGTGGTGGTCTCGGTTTTTGTTCTGGTCGTCGTCGTAGTCGTCTCGGTGGTGGTCGTAGTGGTCTCGGTTGTCGTCGTGGTCGTCGGCGTCGGACACGCCTCGACGCCGATAGTCGCTATCTCGTTCCCGTTGACCGTGGCAGGCCGGGTCGGTTCGACCAGACCGCCCGCCTTCGCCTGCACCCGGTAGGTTCCCGGCGGGATGGCGAACGTCTCGGCCTGTCCCGGGTTCAGGATGACGACCTCGTCAGTCCCGACTCTCCCGTCACCGAGAACGTGATGCGTTCGGTCGTCGGGTTCGCCAGTCGCAGGCGCTCGCAGTCCGGCGACGAGGCGCGGGCGTTCGGCGGCGGCCCCGGTTCCTCCGTAGTCGTGGTGGTGGTCGTGGTCTCCGTCGTGGTGGTCGTCGGCAGTTCGAGCGTCGTCGTGGTCGTGGTGGTCGTCGTGTCCCGTTCCACGCAGTCCTCGAAGTCGGGGTTGTCCTCGGAGACAGTCTCGCCGTCGCGCTTGACTATCGCGCGCTCGACGACCTTCCCCCGGTCGTCTCCGGTCCCGAAGAAGACGTTCCGGCCGCGGAAGTTCCCCCGGAAGGTCTGGCGGTCGCCGTCGGCGAACACCAGCGTCACGGCGTCGTACCTGTGCGCGGTCACGGCCACCTCCTCGCACGCGAAGTCGAACTCCGGTTCGAGCGGTCGGGGCGTCTCGGTCGTGGTCGTCTCGGTCGTCGTCGTGGTCGTGGTGGTCGTCGTCTCCGGTTGCGCGCAGGCCTCGAAGCTCGGGTTCCGGCGCGTCACGGATTCGTCACCCGGTCCTCTCACGATGGCGAACTTCACAACCTCGCCCTGATTGTCGCCGGTACCGACGAACTGCGCGCGGTCGTGGAAGTTCCCGCGGAAGGTCTGACGGTCGCCGTCGGCGAACACCAGCGTCACCGACTGGAACTCGTCGGCCTGCACCACGACCTTCTCGCAACTCTGGAAGAATATCTTCGGTGCGAACGGTTCGTCCGGTCGCTCGGTGGCCGGTTCGCAACCGCTCGCGTCGCTGCGCCGGACCTCGAATCGGTTCGGACCGTTGAACACCCGGACCTGCGTCACGACCTCGCCCGCGTTCTCACCGGTGCCCGAGAAGGTGTTCGTCCCGCTGAAGACGCCGGAGAACGTCTGCCTGTCGCCGTCGGCGAACGTCAGGACGACGCGGGTGTACTGCTCGGCCGCCACGGTCGCCTTCCGGCAGTCGAAGGCGACTCGAATCCGGAGGGGTTCGGGCGTCGGCGTCTCGGTCGTTGTTGTCGTCCCGGTCGTAGTGGTCGTCTCCGTCGTTGTCGTCGTGTTCTCCTCTGGCGGTTTCTGCGGACAGTCGCCTTTCACGAGGTAGACCGACCCCGTGTTGACGCTCCCGTCGGTGAACGGCGCGCCCACCGAGAGGTCGGTCGCCGAGTCGTTGTTCACGTCGCCGCCCGCCACCGCGAACCCGGCGAGGTCGCCCCTGCCCTCGCCGCTGAACTTGGCGTGGGCACCCGACAGCGAGTGGCGCTCGGCTATCTGAGAGCCGTAGAGCAGGTAGGCCGCCCCGGCGTTCCTCGCGGTGCTGTTGTTGTACGGCGCGCCGACGAGCAGGTCGGCGTACCCGTCCTCGTTCACGTCGTCCGCCCCAGCGATAGACCACCCGGCGTAGTCGTTCGCCGCCTCGCCGGGGAGCGCGGCGTCGGCTTCCGTAGAGAGGTTCACGAGGCGCGAGAGGTCCCCGCCGTAGGCCACGTAGGCCGCCCCGGCGTCGTCGGCGGGCACGTCGTGGAACGGCGCGCCGATAGCCACGTCGTCGCGCCCGTCGTCGTTCAGGTCCCCGGCGTCCGCCACGGAGAACCCGGCCCGGTCGTCCTCGGCCGGTCCGCGGAACTTGACCGGCGCGTTCACGAGCAGCGAGACGCCTTCCAACTGCGGGCCGTACTGGAGGTAGGCCGCGCCGGCGTCGGTGGCGGTCGAGTCGTTGCCTCGCGCGCCGACGAGGACGTCGCTCCCGTTGTCGCCGTCCGCGTCGAGCGCCGCCACCGCCGACCCGGCGTAGTCGTTGCGCGCCTCCCCGAGGTAGGTCACGTTGGCGGTTTCGAGGCTGTAGGTACCCACGAGCGGCATGTACATCAGGTGGGCCGCACCGGCGTCGTCGGCGACCCCGTCGTGGTACGGCGCGCCGACGAGCAGGCCCGCGCTCCCGTTGCTCGCGTTCGCCATCGTGCCGAGCGCCCATCCGGCCCGGTTACCCGCCGAGGCACCGTAGAACGTCGCGGTAGCGTACTTCAGTTCGACCACCTCGGGCAGGTCCGCGTCGCCGTAGACGACGTAGGCCGCGCCCGAATTCGGACCGTTCGCGTCCGCGAGGGGCGCGCCGACCGACACGTCGGCGTAGCCGTCGTCGTTCAGGTCGCCGAGTTCGACCGCGAACCCGGCGTGCTCGCCGGGCGCTCGCGCACGGAAGGTGACGTTCGCCTCGGCGAGTTCGACCTCGCTCAGGTTCACCGGGCCGTAGAAGAGATAGGCCGCGCCGGAGTCGCTCCCGGCGGAGTCGTTGGACGGCGCGCCGACGAGCACGTCGGCGTAGCCGTCGCCGTTCACGTCCCCGGAGTCGGTAGACCACCCGGCGCGGTCGTTGCTCGCCGCCCCGGAGAGTTCGGCGTCGGCGTCCGAGAGGTTCGCGGCCCCGGCCGGACCGCGAGGAATCGCGCCCCGGCCGCATCTGGTCGCCGGGTCCTGCTCACTCGTCCCCGCGTTCGCCCGTCTCGCCCTCGGGTTTTCCTGTGCCTGCGAGGATTCGTCCTCGCGAGCGTCGGGAACGTCGGTGTCCTCGCTCGGGGGAGCGCCCGCGCTTCCGCTTCCGGATGCAGGCGCACCCGCGCTCGCAGGGTGACCGGACGCCGCGCTCCCGGACACTGCTCCACCGCCGTTCGCTGCACCCCCGACCACCGTTCCCCCGGCCGCGAGCGAGAGTCCGCTCGCGCCGACGACGCTACTGGCGACCAACAACCACGCGATAATCAACGCGTCTTGCCGCCGTGTCGTGTCGCCTCCCTCCCCGGGTGTCATTCTGTCTCGTTCGCGGAGTACCCCACGTCCGTTCTTTGTTATGGGGAGCGCAAGCGGTGCGTAACGTCGCGTTGCCCGGACCTGACCGAGCGACAGGGTCGGCTTATCACCCGAAGGCGTTGCGGTCGGCGCGGACCGCGCCGGACCTCCGTCCGACTCTCGTCGCGCTCACTCGGACGCGGTCACCACGACCTCACCTCGACTCCCACTGCTGGGCTACCAGCAGGAGACCCGCCAGCGCGACCAGCGCCGCGTCGAGGCCGAATCCGGGGATTGGTCCCTCGGAGGTCGCGGTGGCAGTGGCGGTGTCACCCCGCATCGCCTCGTCGGTGGTGCCTCCGCCGTCTGTGGTCGCTTCGCCAGTCGTTCCGGTCCCGTTCGCCGACTGCCCGCCGATTCGGAGGAGCCAGCCGTCTCTGGCGGTCGCGCCGTTCCCGGAGGTCTGTCCGGCGAGCAGGTACCCCCCGCCGTGGGCGCGGATGGCGGGCCACGGCTTGTCCCAGCCGTCAGTTCCGTAGTACGTCTGCCGCTCGCTCTCGCCCGCGGCGTCGGTCGCCAGCAGGTAGCCGTCCACGCTCCCCTTCGGCCCGGCGTCTGACCCGCCGGTGAACAGGAAGCCCTCGTCCGTGCGCATCGCCGAATCGAGCCACTGGGTCCCCTCGCCGCCGGGCCTGTGCTCCCACTCGACGGTGCCGTCGGGACCGAACTTCACCAGCCACCCGTCGCGCGGGCCGGTACTGTTGCTCTCGGTCTCCCCGGCGAGGACGAAGCCAGCGTCGGCGTCCGAGGCGTTCGGTCCGGGCGAGGCGGCCGAGGCGGCGGCCCACACGTCGTCTCTGCTCGGGCCGCCCGCCGTGGTCTGCCACTCCCGGGTGCCGTCGGCGGCGAGTCGGAGCGCCCACGCGTCGTCGCTGTCGCCCTCGATTTTCCCGGCGAGGTAGTAGCCCGTGTCGGTGGGGACGATTGCCCGGATGTAGCCAGCGTCGTAGCCCTCGGGTACAGCGTGGCTCTCCTGCCACGCCGTCGAGCGGTTCGCGTCGAGTCCGACCGTCCACCCTGCTGTACTTCCGTCGCCGTCGGTCCACCCCGCGAGCAGGTAGCCGGTGGCGTCGCCCGCGTCGCGGCGCTCGACGGCGTAGAAGGCCCCGGAACCGAGGGTCCGATTCTCCAGCGTCTCACCGTCGGCGCTCATCTCGACGACCCATCCGTTCGCGCCGTCGTCGTCGGTCCGGCCAGCGAGCAGATAGCCGGAGTCGGTCCGGGCGACGCCCCAGAGTCGGTCGGTGCCCGACCCGCCGAGGGTCTCGGCCCACTGCTTGTTGCCCTCGCCGTCGGTCTTCAGGACCCACCCGTCGCGGTTCTCACCGCCGGTCCACCCCACGAGCAGGTAGCCGCCGTCGTCGGTCCGCACCGCGTCGGCGAAGATGTCGTCGCCGCTTCCGCCGTAGGTGCGTTGCCACCGCTCGGGGAGCGTCGGCGGTTCACGTGCTTCCACTGCCAGCGTCTCGTTCGCCGAGGAGTCGCCTTCGACCGGCCCGTCCGCTCGGACCGCCAGTGCGTCTCGGGTCTCTGAGTCGGCGTCTCTGGGTGCTCGGTCGCTGTTCGCGGCCGCGGGGAGGGCCGCTGTGACCCCTGCGCCCACGACCAACACGACCAGTGCCACTGCGAGTGTTCGCATGCGCGTCCCTCGGGGCCTGATTCGCTTTGTTATGGGCCGTCTGTGATGGCGTAGGCCGGACCTGTCGGTTATCTACGAGGTGGTGGCGGTCGGGAGTCGCGTACTGTCGGTAGCGTCGTGCCGTACCCGACGGTTCCAGCAGTAGCTACCCTCCCGACGGAGCCACCGAGAAGAAGCGACTACGATTCTGTCTCCAATCCGTGGCTATACGTCACCGCCGCGAGACCGAACGCGTATGACTCGAACGGCAATCGCGTTCGCGCTCGTGGCGATGGTCGCGTGGGGACTCTGGGCGGTGTTCGCCGACTTCGCTACGCGGTCGCTCGCTCCCGAAGTTGCGATGGTCGTCTCCTACGTCGCAGGTATCGGCGTCGCCGTGGTGTACGTCCTCGCGCAAGGGCAGCGTCCGGCGCTCTCGACGGTCGGCGTCGGCTACGCAGTGCTCGGCGGTCTCTTCTCCGGTATCGGGGCGATAAGCTACTACGTCGCGCTCCAGCGGGGGTCCGCCGGTGTCGCCACCACCGTCACCGCGCTCTACTTCGTAGTCGCGGCAGTCCTCGGCGTTCTCTTCCTCGGCGACTCGCTCACGACCCGGGACGCGGCGGGTATCGCGCTCGCCGTCGGCGCGGTCGCGTTGCTCTCGACCTGACTGCTCAACTAGACGGTGTTGTTCTCCGGAGAACTGGTCGGGTCGCCGATTGAAGCCAGGACGAGTTCCGTCACTGGGCGTGACGACGAGTAGCGGCCGGAGTACGTCTCACCGCTCCCACGCAGGCGGCGCGCGGTCGAGTCGTCGCAGCGCCGCGGGGTAGCCGAACGCGACCACCAGCGCGATTGCGATTCGGGGGACGAACCCGCCGATACCGGCCGCCTCCAGCACGAGGACACCCGCGAAGTACAACAACAGCATTATCAGAAACTGCGGCAGCAACTGCCGCCACGTCGAAGTCATACGGAAACTGAGGGCCTACGGGGATTTAACTGTGGGGTGACGACTCTTCGCGTCACCGTCGCGTGTCCGGAATCTTGATGTTCGGGCGTTGTCCTGTTCGTGATGGTACGCCCGCCCTCTCGCGCAGACGCGTTCTCCACGGAGCAGTCGCCCTCCTCACGGGTCTCGCCGGTTGTAACGACTCGACGACCGACAGCGGTTCCGCCCCCGCCGACCGACGAACGGAGAACGTCCCCCGCGACCCCGAGTTCGTCACGCTCGGGGACTCCGACGCCGG is drawn from Halorussus sp. MSC15.2 and contains these coding sequences:
- a CDS encoding helix-turn-helix domain-containing protein, producing the protein MDKLDGVPLSSLQQQLDAVESAKAAKRVMVAIAYKDGVSVSVLSERYGVPESTLYYWLDRIAEEPLAEAVEDDDRPGRPSELDAEQREALFDALADSPAAYGFDASSWTAQLVREFVEREFDVSYSLGHVRRLIRDSDASL
- a CDS encoding FG-GAP-like repeat-containing protein is translated as MTPGEGGDTTRRQDALIIAWLLVASSVVGASGLSLAAGGTVVGGAANGGGAVSGSAASGHPASAGAPASGSGSAGAPPSEDTDVPDAREDESSQAQENPRARRANAGTSEQDPATRCGRGAIPRGPAGAANLSDADAELSGAASNDRAGWSTDSGDVNGDGYADVLVGAPSNDSAGSDSGAAYLFYGPVNLSEVELAEANVTFRARAPGEHAGFAVELGDLNDDGYADVSVGAPLADANGPNSGAAYVVYGDADLPEVVELKYATATFYGASAGNRAGWALGTMANASNGSAGLLVGAPYHDGVADDAGAAHLMYMPLVGTYSLETANVTYLGEARNDYAGSAVAALDADGDNGSDVLVGARGNDSTATDAGAAYLQYGPQLEGVSLLVNAPVKFRGPAEDDRAGFSVADAGDLNDDGRDDVAIGAPFHDVPADDAGAAYVAYGGDLSRLVNLSTEADAALPGEAANDYAGWSIAGADDVNEDGYADLLVGAPYNNSTARNAGAAYLLYGSQIAERHSLSGAHAKFSGEGRGDLAGFAVAGGDVNNDSATDLSVGAPFTDGSVNTGSVYLVKGDCPQKPPEENTTTTTETTTTTGTTTTTETPTPEPLRIRVAFDCRKATVAAEQYTRVVLTFADGDRQTFSGVFSGTNTFSGTGENAGEVVTQVRVFNGPNRFEVRRSDASGCEPATERPDEPFAPKIFFQSCEKVVVQADEFQSVTLVFADGDRQTFRGNFHDRAQFVGTGDNQGEVVKFAIVRGPGDESVTRRNPSFEACAQPETTTTTTTTTTETTTTETPRPLEPEFDFACEEVAVTAHRYDAVTLVFADGDRQTFRGNFRGRNVFFGTGDDRGKVVERAIVKRDGETVSEDNPDFEDCVERDTTTTTTTTTLELPTTTTTETTTTTTTTEEPGPPPNARASSPDCERLRLANPTTERITFSVTGESGLTRSSS
- a CDS encoding EamA family transporter, with amino-acid sequence MTRTAIAFALVAMVAWGLWAVFADFATRSLAPEVAMVVSYVAGIGVAVVYVLAQGQRPALSTVGVGYAVLGGLFSGIGAISYYVALQRGSAGVATTVTALYFVVAAVLGVLFLGDSLTTRDAAGIALAVGAVALLST